The DNA region CGACGGCCGTGCTGTACACCGACGGCCTGGTCGAGCGCCGAGGTGAGGACATCGACGAAGGGGTCGCCGCTCTGGAGCGGGCCCTGTCCGGGGCGGTCGGGGCGCCCCAGGTGGTCTGCGACCGGCTCATCCGCTCCCTGGGGGTGACCGCGGAACACGACGACGACGTGGCCGTGCTCGTCGTCCAGCACCCCTCCCGCACGGGAACGAGCGCCGAGCTCTTTCACAACGCCTCGCTCGACCTCCTCGGAGGTGTCGAGGCGGCTCCCCGGGCGAGGGCGTTCGCCACCGGGGTCCTGACCTCCTGGCGCTTCCCGGTGGAGCTCCGTGACCTGGGTGTGCTGGCCGCCAGTGAGCTCGTGGCCAACTCCCTCCAGCACGGCACCCCACCCATGCGCCTCGGCCTACGACGAACCGACCGCAGGCTGATCATCGAGGTCACCGACGGCGACGAGCACCTTCCGCGCCGGCAACAGGCCGAACCGGCGGACGAGGCGGGTCGCGGCATCTCCATCGTCGCGACGATCGCCTCGTCCTGGGGCAGCCGCCGGACGCCCGGCGGCGGCAAAGCGGTGTGGTGCGAGTTCGTACTGCCCGGCTGACCGGCGACCGCACACGTCAGTGAGCGGTGGCCGCGACCGTGGCGGGCTCGCCCTCCGGCAGGGACACGGCCACCACACGGGAGGGGGCCGACGCGAGGGACGGGTTGTCCTGGACGGCGGTGAGCCGTCGTCCCAGCTTCAGCGCGATCACGGTGATGCCCAGGGAGAACAGTACGAAGGTCACGATGTACGGACCGTGCAGCGACGCCCCCATGGGACCGCCCACGGCCGGACCTACCGCCAGCGCCAGCTGCTTCACCAGGGCGAACGCGGAGTTGTACTGACCGACCATGGCGTCCGGGGCCAGATCGGCCACCAGCGGTGCCACGGTCGGGGACAGCATCGACTCGCCGAGTCCGAACAGCGCGTACGTCGAGATCATCGCGGCCGTCGCCATGGTCTGGCTGCCGTGCCCGAGACCCGCGTAGCCGGCCACGACCCAGGCGAAGGCCCAGATCAGACCCACCCAGGCGATGACCCGGCTGCGCCGCCTGCGCTCCACGAGGCGCAGGACGACGAACTGCGCCAGCACGATGACCGCGGTGTTGGCCGCCAGAGCGACGCCCAGGGTCGACGGGGCGATGCCGGCGGCCTCGGTGCCGTACGCCGCGAGGCCGGACTCGAACTGCCCGTAGCAGGCGAAGAAGATCACGAAGCCCAGCACGCACAGCTGCACCATCGCCCGGTGCGAGAGCAGGACCCGCAGTCCGCCCTTCGCGGTGGCCGCACCCACGCCGCCGGTCGAGGCCGAGGCCGTGTGGGGCATGCGCACGGTGGCCGCGACCACGCCGAGCACGACGAACATCGCCGCCTCGATCAGGAAGAGGACGGTGAAGCTCGACGGCCGGCCGACGTCGACCAGCTGCCCTCCGGCCAGGCCGCCGATGCCGAGCCCCAGGTTCTGCAGGAAGAACTGGGTGGCGAAGACCCGGGTACGGGACGAGGCGTCCGAGCACCGCACCAGCATCGTCGCGAGAGCCGGCTGCATCACGGCGGTGCCCGCTCCGAGGACCGCCGCGGAGAGTACCGATGACGTCACCCCGCTCGACACACCCAGCGCGACGGCGCCGGCGGCCGCGACTCCCGAGGCCACCATCAGCACGGACAGCGGACCTCGCCGGTCGATGATCCTCCCCGTGAAGGGCAGGACGGCCAGTGCCGCCATGGCGAACACGGCCAGTACGACACCCGCCGTACCGGCTCCCAGACCCCGTACCTGCGCCACGTAGACGTACAGATACGGAACGGTGAACCCGAGGCCGAACGCGCTCAGCGCACTCCCCACCTGGATCCGCCGCAGCGCCGCACCCATCTCCCTGGTCAACACTCACCTACCTCAGACATCGAAGAAACTTGAAGAACACAGACCGATAGACTTTAGCACTAAACTTAGAACCTCAACGCTTCATTCCCAAGGACTTAGACGGCGGCGGAAGGCGTGCGATACTCCACGCCATGTCTGACACCCCCGAGCAGCCCGGGCTCCGCGAGCCGAGCCTCGACGAGCAGATCGCCGCGTACCAGCGGGAGTTCCGGGACCTTGATCCCCAGGTCGAGCAGATCGTCTCCGCACTCGGCCGGCTGAACCGCCGGATGAACGTCGCCTACGGCAGACAGTTGGCCGATCTCGGCATCAGCAACGCGGAGTGGGAGGTCCTCAAGACCCTGGTCCTCGCCGGTTCGCCGTACCGCATGGGCCCGGGCGAGCTCGCGAAGCGCCTCGGGCTCACCCCGGCGGCGATGACGCACCGCATCGACCGGATGGCGGGTGAGGGGCTGGTCACCCGGGACAGGGACGAGAACAACCGGGTGCGCGTCATCGTCGAGGTGACGGACGAGGGCCGGACCAAGTGGCTCGAGGCCATGCGCATGGCCACGGCCTTCGAGGGCGACCTCCTCCAGGACCTCTCCGACCGGGAACGCGGCGCGCTGGGCGAGATCCTCATCCGCCTGCTGCGCCGGGTGGAACACGAGCAGCCGGACGCGGGAGGCCGGCTCACCGACCTGGACTGACCGCCGGGCCCGGCGGGAGGCGACAGAGCGGGGTTGACACGCCTCGTTCCTGTCCGTAAGGTACTTCGAGTTGTCACGGAGCCGCTAACGCTTCGCGGCGACCGATCCCGCCGCTGAAGCGGCAACCAAACTCAGCGCGGTCTTCCATCGGGAAGAATTTCGGCATGCCGAAATTCAATTCGAAGGCTCGATTATGAGTCGCCGGACGGATCCGCTAGAGTTCACTCGTCGGAACGGCCCAACGGCCGGGAAGGCGAAGCCCGCTGACTGGGAATCAGGCCCGAAAGGATCTGATAGAGTCGGACTCGCCGGAAAGGGAAACGCGAAAGCGAAGAACTGGAAAGCGGAACATTGTGGGACCCGCTTCGACCGGGAATCGGACACGAAAGAGTCTGATAGAGTCGGAAACGCAAGAACGAAGGGAAGCGCTCGGAGGGCCCCGGTGAAACGGGACCGAAGGAAGCGTCCGTTCCTTGAGAACTCAACAGCGTGCCAAAAGTCAACGCCAGATATGTTGATACCCCGGCCTGTCGGTGACGACAGGTTGGTGGTTCCTTTGAAAAGACCTGACGGGCCCTTCGGGGTGCCGGCAGGCGAAACACAGCGAGGACGCTGTGAACGACCGGTCTTATTCCGACCTGGTTGTTCCGCTCTCGTGTGTGTGGTCCCGATTACGGGAAAACATTCACGGAGAGTTTGATCCTGGCTCAGGACGAACGCTGGCGGCGTGCTTAACACATGCAAGTCGAACGATGAAGCCTTTCGGGGTGGATTAGTGGCGAACGGGTGAGTAACACGTGGGCAATCTGCCCTTCACTCTGGGACAAGCCCTGGAAACGGGGTCTAATACCGGATGACACTCTGTCCCGCATGGGACGGGGTTGAAAGCTCCGGCGGTGAAGGATGAGCCCGCGGCCTATCAGCTTGTTGGTGGGGTGATGGCCTACCAAGGCGACGACGGGTAGCCGGCCTGAGAGGGCGACCGGCCACACTGGGACTGAGACACGGCCCAGACTCCTACGGGAGGCAGCAGTGGGGAATATTGCACAATGGGCGAAAGCCTGATGCAGCGACGCCGCGTGAGGGATGACGGCCTTCGGGTTGTAAACCTCTTTCAGCAGGGAAGAAGCGAAAGTGACGGTACCTGCAGAAGAAGCGCCGGCTAACTACGTGCCAGCAGCCGCGGTAATACGTAGGGCGCAAGCGTTGTCCGGAATTATTGGGCGTAAAGAGCTCGTAGGCGGCTTGTCACGTCGGATGTGAAAGCCCGGGGCTTAACCCCGGGTCTGCATTCGATACGGGCTAGCTAGAGTGTGGTAGGGGAGATCGGAATTCCTGGTGTAGCGGTGAAATGCGCAGATATCAGGAGGAACACCGGTGGCGAAGGCGGATCTCTGGGCCATTACTGACGCTGAGGAGCGAAAGCGTGGGGAGCGAACAGGATTAGATACCCTGGTAGTCCACGCCGTAAACGTTGGGAACTAGGTGTTGGCGACATTCCACGTCGTCGGTGCCGCAGCTAACGCATTAAGTTCCCCGCCTGGGGAGTACGGCCGCAAGGCTAAAACTCAAAGGAATTGACGGGGGCCCGCACAAGCAGCGGAGCATGTGGCTTAATTCGACGCAACGCGAAGAACCTTACCAAGGCTTGACATATACCGGAAAGCATCAGAGATGGTGCCCCCCTTGTGGTCGGTATACAGGTGGTGCATGGCTGTCGTCAGCTCGTGTCGTGAGATGTTGGGTTAAGTCCCGCAACGAGCGCAACCCTTGTTCTGTGTTGCCAGCATGCCCTTCGGGGTGATGGGGACTCACAGGAGACTGCCGGGGTCAACTCGGAGGAAGGTGGGGACGACGTCAAGTCATCATGCCCCTTATGTCTTGGGCTGCACACGTGCTACAATGGCCGGTACAATGAGCTGCGAAGTCGTGAGGCGGAGCGAATCTCAAAAAGCCGGTCTCAGTTCGGATTGGGGTCTGCAACTCGACCCCATGAAGTCGGAGTTGCTAGTAATCGCAGATCAGCATTGCTGCGGTGAATACGTTCCCGGGCCTTGTACACACCGCCCGTCACGTCACGAAAGTCGGTAACACCCGAAGCCGGTGGCCCAACCCCTTGTGGGAGGGAGCTGTCGAAGGTGGGACTGGCGATTGGGACGAAGTCGTAACAAGGTAGCCGTACCGGAAGGTGCGGCTGGATCACCTCCTTTCTAAGGAGCATTTCTTACCCGGTTTCGGCTGGGTCAGAGGCCAGTACACCGGCGAGTGTTCGGTGCTGGTTGCTCATGGGTGGAACGTTGACTATTCGGCACGACTGGTTGGTTACCGTTAGTACTGCTTCGGCGTGGAACGTGGTGATGGGTCGGTTGTGTCGGGCACGTTGTTGGGTGTCTGAAGGTACGGCCGTGAGGTCGCCTTCGGTTGCCGGCCCCAGTGAACTCGCCTGTATGGGTGGGGTGATGGGTGGCTGGTCGTTGTTTGAGAACTGCACAGTGGACGCGAGCATCTGTGGCCAAGTTTTTAAGGGCGCACGGTGGATGCCTTGGCACCAGGAACCGATGAAGGACGTGGGAGGCCACGATAGTCCCCGGGGAGCTGTCAACCAAGCTTTGATCCGGGGGTTTCCGAATGGGGAAACCCGGCAGTCGTCATGGGCTGTCACCCGCTGCTGAACACATAGGCAGTGTGGAGGGAACGAGGGGAAGTGAAACATCTCAGTACCCTCAGGAAGAGAAAACAACCGTGATTCCGGGAGTAGTGGCGAGCGAAACCGGATGAGGCCAAACCGTATGCGTGTGATACCCGGCAGGGGTTGCGCATACGGGGTTGCGGGAGTTCTCTTGATCAATCTGCCGATTGGTCGGCAAGTCAGAAACCGTTGATGTAGGCGAAGGACATGCGAAAGGTCCGGCGTAGAGGGTAAGACCCCCGTAGCTGAAACATCAACGGCTTGCTTGAGAACCACCCAAGTAGCACGGGGCCCGAGAAATCCCGTGTGAATCTGGCGGGACCACCCGCTAAGCCTAAATATTCCCTGGTGACCGATAGCGGATAGTACCGTGAGGGAATGGTGAAAAGTACCGCGGGAGCGGAGTGAAATAGTACCTGAAACCGTGTGCCTACAAGCCGTGGGAGCGTCGCTGGCAGCACTTGTGCTGTCAGTCGTGACTGCGTGCCTTTTGAAGAATGAGCCTGCGAGTTAGCGGTGTGTAGCGAGGTTAACCCGTGTGGGGAAGCCGTAGCGAAAGCGAGTCCTAATAGGGCGTTTGAGTTGCACGCTCTAGACCCGAAGCGGAGTGATCTAGCCATGGGCAGGTTGAAGCGGAGGTAAGACTTCGTGGAGGACCGAACCCACCAGGGTTGAAAACCTGGGGGATGACCTGTGGTTAGGGGTGAAAGGCCAATCAAACTCCGTGATAGCTGGTTCTCCCCGAAATGCATTTAGGTGCAGCGTCGTGTGTTTCTTGCCGGAGGTAGAGCACTGGATAGGCGATGGGCCCTACCGGGTTACTGACCTTAGCCAAACTCCGAATGCCGGTAAGTGAGAGCACGGCAGTGAGACTGTGGGGGATAAGCTCCATGGTCGAGAGGGAAACAGCCCAGAGCATCGACTAAGGCCCCTAAGCGTACGCTAAGTGGAAAAGGATGTGGAGTCGCAGAGACAACCAGGAGGTTGGCTTAGAAGCAGCCACCCTTGAAAGAGTGCGTAATAGCTCACTGGTCAAGTGATTCCGCGCCGACAATGTAGCGGGGCTCAAGCGTACCGCCGAAGTCGTGTCATTCCAGCATGAGGGCCAACGCCCGCTGGGATGGGTAGGGGAGCGTCGTGTGCCGGGTGAAGCAGCCGCGGAAGCGAGTTGTGGACGGTTCACGAGTGAGAATGCAGGCATGAGTAGCGATACACACGTGAGAAACGTGTGCGCCGATTGACTAAGGGTTCCTGGGTCAAGCTGATCTGCCCAGGGTAAGTCGGGACCTAAGGCGAGGCCGACAGGCGTAGTCGATGGACAACCGGTTGATATTCCGGTACCCGCTTTGAAACGCCCAGTACTGAATCAGGCGATGCTAAGTCCGTGAAGCCGGCCTGATCTCTTCGGAGTTGAGGGTAGTGGTGGAGCCGATGAACCAGACTTGTAGTAGGTAAGCGATGGGGTGACGCAGGAAGGTAGTCCAGCCCGGGCGGTGGTTGTCCCGGGGTAAGGGTGTAGGCCGTGTGGTAGGTAAATCCGTCACACGTTAAGGCTGAGACCTGATGCCGAGCCGATTGTGGTGAAGTGGATGATCCTATGCTGTCGAGAAAAGCCTCTAGCGAGTTTCATGGCGGCCCGTACCCTAAACCAACTCAGGTAGTCAGGTAGAGAATACCGAGGCGTTCGGGTGAACTATGGTTAAGGAACTCGGCAAAATGCCCCCGTAACTTCGGGAGAAGGGGGCCATCTCTGGTGAGGGAACTTGCTTCCTGAGCTTGGGGTGGCCGCAGAGACCAGCGAGAAGCGACTGTTTACTAAAAACACAGGTCCGTGCGAAGCCGTAAGGCGATGTATACGGACTGACGCCTGCCCGGTGCTGGAACGTTAAGGGGACCGGTTAGTGCACTTTCGGGTGTGCGAAGCTGAGAACTTAAGCGCCAGTAAACGGCGGTGGTAACTATAACCATCCTAAGGTAGCGAAA from Streptomyces sp. NBC_01754 includes:
- a CDS encoding MFS transporter, which encodes MGAALRRIQVGSALSAFGLGFTVPYLYVYVAQVRGLGAGTAGVVLAVFAMAALAVLPFTGRIIDRRGPLSVLMVASGVAAAGAVALGVSSGVTSSVLSAAVLGAGTAVMQPALATMLVRCSDASSRTRVFATQFFLQNLGLGIGGLAGGQLVDVGRPSSFTVLFLIEAAMFVVLGVVAATVRMPHTASASTGGVGAATAKGGLRVLLSHRAMVQLCVLGFVIFFACYGQFESGLAAYGTEAAGIAPSTLGVALAANTAVIVLAQFVVLRLVERRRRSRVIAWVGLIWAFAWVVAGYAGLGHGSQTMATAAMISTYALFGLGESMLSPTVAPLVADLAPDAMVGQYNSAFALVKQLALAVGPAVGGPMGASLHGPYIVTFVLFSLGITVIALKLGRRLTAVQDNPSLASAPSRVVAVSLPEGEPATVAATAH
- a CDS encoding MarR family winged helix-turn-helix transcriptional regulator, producing MSDTPEQPGLREPSLDEQIAAYQREFRDLDPQVEQIVSALGRLNRRMNVAYGRQLADLGISNAEWEVLKTLVLAGSPYRMGPGELAKRLGLTPAAMTHRIDRMAGEGLVTRDRDENNRVRVIVEVTDEGRTKWLEAMRMATAFEGDLLQDLSDRERGALGEILIRLLRRVEHEQPDAGGRLTDLD